CCCTTCCCAGATTAGTCCAGAGACTTCATTTCCCTTAGGCTATTGTAGTTCACCTCTATGGAGGGGCCCATGGATGCCGATACATGCATACTACGCCAATAGCGCCCTTTAGCCCCTGGTGGGCGATTACGATCTACTGCCTCTTGTACTGCCTTAAGGTTAACTAGCAAGTCTTCAGCGGGGAATGATGCTTTACCGAAGATGACATGGACAATACCGGTGCGATCGGCTCTAAATTCCAACTTGCCCGCCTTGAATTCCTGTATGGCAGTGGCCAAGTCATTAGTGACTGTGCCACCCTTAGGGGAAGGCATCAAGCCCTTAGGACCTAGTATTCTACCCAACTTAGCAATTTTGGGCATCATATCAGGGGTAGCTATGAGTACATCAAAGTCCATCATCCCCTGTTGAATCTGCTCGATCAACTCCTCTTCGCCTACTATATCCGCGCCCGCCTCATTTGCTTCTCTCACCTTTTCCCCGCGGGTGATGACGGCCACTCTTACCTTTTGGCCAGTCCCTTTGGGCAGAGTGACAGTAGTTCTCAATTGCTGGTCAGTGTATTTGGGGTCTATCCCCAGGCGGATGTGAACCTCGGCGCTCTCGTCAAATTTGGCTGTGGCGGTCTCCTTCAATAGTTTGAGCGCCTCCAAGGGTTCATACGGTCTTGGTTCCACCTTTGCCAGTGCTTCTAGGTACCTGCGACTGTGTTTTTTAGCCATTTATTTTCTCTCCTTGGGTGAACTAACGAAGTCAAAACTTCTCCCCTATTATTAAAATTTCTCAACTATTGGGCGAGTTTAACCAACAATTCTAGTCGACAATAGTAATGCCCATATTGCGAGCTGTCCCGGCGATAATTCTCATGGCCGCCTCGATGTCATTGGCATTCAAGTCGGGCATCTTGGTTTGGGCAATTTCCCGTAGTTGTTCCCTAGTAATTTTACCTACCTTAGAGCGGTTAGGTTCTTTGGAGCCCACTTCTATGCCAGCGGCCTTTTTGAGCAGTACCGAGGCGGGAGGAGTCTTGAGGACGAAGGTGAAACTCCGGTCCTCATAGACGGAGATTTCTACCGGGACAATCATGCCCGCCTGGTTAGCGGTTTTAGCATTGTACTCCTTACAGAAGGCCATGATGTTGACCCCGTGTTGACCCAAAGCAGGGCCAACGGGGGGTGCGGGGTTAGCCTTCCCCGCAGGCAGTGCCAGTTTAATTACCGCTACAACTTTCTTTGCCATTATTCAGTCTACCTCGTAATACAAACCCTTACTAACCTTGTTTTTCAACCTGATTGAACTCTAATTCCACCGGGGTGTCCCGGCCGAAGATGGACAAGAGGGCTTTAAGTTTGCCCCTTTCTGGGCTTACCTCGATGACCTCCCCGGCAAAATCCTTGAATGGGCCGGCAATGACAAGTATTTTATCACCTACCCGCAAATCGATCTTAACCACCGGCTCGGCGGCATCAGTCTCTTTAAAAATGCGGGCCACCTCCGCCGGCGACAGGGGCACAGGTTTGACATGACCTCTGCCTCTCCCCACGGTGCGGCGTTGTTCTGCACCCACAAAGTTGATCACGTTAGGGGTGCTTTTCACAATCTGCCATACTGTGTCATCCAGTATCATTTCCACCAGGATGTAGCCCGGCAAAATTTTTTCCGTGCCATGGACTCGGCTACCATCCTTTTTCACCTTCACCGTTGGGGCCTGGGGTATGCGGACTTGCAGGATGCGATCGGCCAAGTCGAAACTCTGGATTCGTTGTTCCAGGTCCGCTTTGACCTTTTTCTCACATCCAGAGGCCACCTGTACCACATACCACCGGGGTTTGTCATCTGCCTTCCTCTGGGTTGTTTCCGCTTGGGGAGAGTCGGACAATTGACTCATCAGAACACCTTCCCTGCCATCCAGCCAAACAATTGATCTACAATGTAGATGAGTGTAGCCACGAGAGTGACCATTAGCAGTACGGCTACCGACTCACTTACCAATTGTTGACGAGAGGGCCAAACCACCTTGGCTAGTTCCTGTTTAGTTTCTTCCAAAAAGCCGGTGGGAGTCTGTTGGCTTTTTTTAGCCTCAGCCTCTTCGGCTTTTTTTGCTTTTATTGTCTCTTTGTTGGTGTTGGTCACAGTCTTTCCCCCGTTCATTTTACCAAGAGGGCGGGTCCATGCCCACCCAATCCTTATTATATGCTCCTATCCCCTCCCTCCCCTTCGGTTGGCCTATAGCCTCGCTTATGGCCTTCAAACCATTATAACAACACCCATGCTGTCCCGTCAATTTGCCCCCTACACCACGCCCTTGCAAATGGGCCTGGGGTGTAAAGCAGAAAATCTCCCTTTAGGTTGATGAGAATCATTCGAGAAACCACTAATAGGTCCTGCTTGCTAGGGGGTTAAGCCAAAGGCCTTGTATTTTTTCTTCGGGCTTTTCAAAACCAGCTCATTAGAAAAACTCTTGGTTTACTGACAAAATATTGACATATGGTAGTAATAGACCACAACTCAACCACAGTATATTTAACTACAAAAAATTACAAATTCCCTCTTTCCAACGAAAAAAGAGCACAGATATACGGAAAAATATCCCTAGAGGGGCTAGCCAGACTACAAGAGAAGTGTCAACAATTGGCCAGTTTCCCTAAGAATAATCCGACACTGATTCAAATAGATGGCGTCCCGAATAATAAAACCATTGAAGTAGTTGACGACCGTATAATGGGGGAGGCAGTGGC
The Geminocystis sp. M7585_C2015_104 genome window above contains:
- the rplA gene encoding 50S ribosomal protein L1: MAKKHSRRYLEALAKVEPRPYEPLEALKLLKETATAKFDESAEVHIRLGIDPKYTDQQLRTTVTLPKGTGQKVRVAVITRGEKVREANEAGADIVGEEELIEQIQQGMMDFDVLIATPDMMPKIAKLGRILGPKGLMPSPKGGTVTNDLATAIQEFKAGKLEFRADRTGIVHVIFGKASFPAEDLLVNLKAVQEAVDRNRPPGAKGRYWRSMHVSASMGPSIEVNYNSLREMKSLD
- the rplK gene encoding 50S ribosomal protein L11, translated to MAKKVVAVIKLALPAGKANPAPPVGPALGQHGVNIMAFCKEYNAKTANQAGMIVPVEISVYEDRSFTFVLKTPPASVLLKKAAGIEVGSKEPNRSKVGKITREQLREIAQTKMPDLNANDIEAAMRIIAGTARNMGITIVD
- the nusG gene encoding transcription termination/antitermination protein NusG; this translates as MSQLSDSPQAETTQRKADDKPRWYVVQVASGCEKKVKADLEQRIQSFDLADRILQVRIPQAPTVKVKKDGSRVHGTEKILPGYILVEMILDDTVWQIVKSTPNVINFVGAEQRRTVGRGRGHVKPVPLSPAEVARIFKETDAAEPVVKIDLRVGDKILVIAGPFKDFAGEVIEVSPERGKLKALLSIFGRDTPVELEFNQVEKQG
- the secE gene encoding preprotein translocase subunit SecE; its protein translation is MNGGKTVTNTNKETIKAKKAEEAEAKKSQQTPTGFLEETKQELAKVVWPSRQQLVSESVAVLLMVTLVATLIYIVDQLFGWMAGKVF